In Thalassotalea fonticola, a single genomic region encodes these proteins:
- a CDS encoding MipA/OmpV family protein, translated as MKKLLVTSLLLASTSAMAGGSGVAGSVSDVPDTPTEAKSGWKASVGLGVVNAPTFAGVDDTESTGVPLINVSYNDTFYFEYNKLGWWAWKPQDTGFRVGLVAQSRKGYDRGDGPWIEHEVDDTGLAGVRAQWKSGMFKLDASLLASSEEDSGGEMHITASYTFLASAKGTLTGMVKAESLSEDSVNYFYYGANANSGDPLFSGGESTTNVSVGLIGTYNIAPQWTLIGAVLATSYGDAISDAPTNRGTGMEDSGTTALVGATYTF; from the coding sequence ATGAAAAAATTATTAGTTACGTCGCTACTTTTAGCGTCAACTTCAGCTATGGCTGGTGGGTCTGGTGTTGCAGGTAGTGTTAGTGATGTACCAGATACTCCAACTGAAGCTAAATCTGGCTGGAAAGCGTCTGTAGGTTTAGGTGTTGTTAATGCGCCTACTTTTGCTGGTGTTGATGATACCGAATCAACTGGAGTGCCATTAATTAATGTAAGTTACAACGATACGTTTTACTTCGAATACAACAAATTAGGTTGGTGGGCTTGGAAACCTCAAGATACAGGTTTCCGTGTTGGTTTGGTTGCGCAATCTCGCAAAGGTTATGATCGTGGTGACGGTCCTTGGATAGAGCATGAAGTAGACGATACAGGTTTAGCTGGTGTTCGCGCCCAGTGGAAATCAGGTATGTTTAAATTAGATGCATCTTTACTCGCTTCGTCTGAAGAAGACAGTGGTGGTGAAATGCATATCACTGCTAGTTATACCTTCTTAGCGTCAGCTAAAGGAACATTAACGGGTATGGTAAAAGCAGAATCATTATCAGAAGATTCAGTTAACTACTTCTACTATGGTGCAAATGCGAATTCTGGTGACCCATTATTCTCTGGCGGTGAAAGCACTACAAACGTTTCAGTAGGTCTTATTGGCACATATAATATTGCTCCACAATGGACATTAATCGGTGCTGTTTTAGCAACTTCATACGGTGATGCTATCTCTGATGCTCCAACTAACCGTGGAACTGGAATGGAAGATTCAGGCACAACAGCATTAGTTGGCGCTACATACACATTCTAG
- a CDS encoding paraquat-inducible protein A — protein sequence MNQKQFACYECDTLITITSINEGEVASCPRCHHHIVDKKYDSINRTLAISGTGLLLFIPATFFPLMSMQLLSVESSASLMSGISALWQTELYLVATLIFLFCVLAPLVKLSAAFFVTLGYKHKRHQHPFYKQLMLFYHHVDSWEMLEVFLIGILVSIIKLKDMADLSFNLGLLCFSAFMLCVLSLKVTLDKQMIWDDLDYEH from the coding sequence TTGAATCAAAAGCAATTTGCTTGTTATGAGTGTGATACATTAATAACAATCACTTCTATTAATGAAGGTGAGGTTGCTAGTTGCCCTAGGTGTCATCATCATATTGTAGATAAAAAATATGATTCAATAAATCGTACCCTGGCAATTAGTGGCACAGGTCTTTTGTTGTTTATCCCAGCGACATTTTTCCCACTTATGTCAATGCAGTTACTTTCTGTAGAAAGCTCTGCAAGTTTAATGTCTGGAATATCTGCATTATGGCAAACAGAACTTTATCTAGTAGCAACCTTAATCTTCTTATTTTGTGTGTTGGCACCTTTGGTAAAATTAAGTGCAGCGTTTTTTGTTACTTTAGGGTATAAACACAAGCGCCATCAACATCCTTTCTATAAACAATTAATGTTGTTTTATCATCACGTTGATAGCTGGGAAATGCTAGAGGTATTCTTGATAGGAATATTAGTATCTATTATAAAACTTAAAGATATGGCCGATTTATCCTTTAATTTAGGACTGTTATGTTTTAGTGCATTTATGCTTTGCGTATTATCATTAAAGGTAACTTTGGATAAACAGATGATCTGGGATGATCTTGACTATGAGCACTGA
- a CDS encoding paraquat-inducible protein A: MSTDLKSSNQESNTAKAQGLAQCHVCNLLIDIDESIDNYCPRCDSKIHMRIYDSLQRCWALTICSLIAFIPANAYPIMTILYFGKGQPDTILSGIVLLLKFGMYPIAAIVFIASFVVPLAKIIGLFVLLLSLRNKSKLTKQQRTKMYRYIELFGRWSMLDVFVVALLVALVEIGAVVEVVAGPGATAFGIMVILTIFAANSFDPRLLWDEEDNEMALTKEKKNKR, from the coding sequence ATGAGCACTGATTTAAAATCCAGCAATCAAGAAAGTAACACAGCTAAAGCCCAAGGTTTGGCCCAATGCCATGTGTGTAACCTTTTGATTGATATTGATGAATCAATAGATAATTACTGCCCAAGGTGTGATAGTAAAATTCATATGCGTATATATGATTCTTTACAACGTTGTTGGGCGTTAACTATTTGCTCTTTAATTGCATTCATTCCTGCCAACGCATATCCCATTATGACCATTCTTTACTTTGGCAAAGGCCAACCAGATACCATACTCTCTGGTATTGTATTATTACTTAAGTTTGGTATGTACCCGATTGCAGCTATTGTGTTTATTGCCAGTTTTGTTGTGCCATTAGCTAAAATCATCGGATTGTTTGTTTTGCTACTATCATTAAGAAACAAATCCAAACTTACCAAACAACAGCGTACTAAAATGTATCGCTATATAGAATTATTTGGCCGCTGGTCAATGTTAGATGTATTTGTAGTGGCTTTATTAGTCGCCTTGGTTGAAATAGGTGCCGTTGTTGAGGTTGTTGCCGGGCCGGGGGCAACGGCTTTTGGAATTATGGTAATTTTAACTATTTTTGCTGCCAATAGCTTCGATCCACGTCTATTATGGGATGAAGAAGACAATGAAATGGCATTAACTAAAGAGAAGAAAAATAAAAGATGA
- a CDS encoding PqiB family protein: protein MSEEQAVISNKSPISSIWLLPVLAALIGLWLLFKSFSDAGIDIVIKTDSAEGIVIGKTELRYKGFPVGLVTDLDLENLNTVLVSVEVNNSVKQYLSENSLFWLVKPEISLSGVSGLDTVITGNYFEILPEEGTKLVKEFVALKQPPPKSEDSPGLHVTLHSKELGSIAHGSSIYYKQIKVGEVYGYDISEDKSHIKINLLIDEEHKDLIKLNTRFWNASGIEMKGDLSGFKLRTQSLASVIGGGIAFYTPEIGDIKTKVENFTEYPLYEGFDEAKAGIVVKMNFPRNSGIKAGITKVIFEGVEVATIEDFVYNQAKGGVTASVLFDPRLEPYLLSEMEFWLVKPSISLAGISNVDRLLSGTYVSFRIGGGEPTREFDVLPSVPALKYSEEGLHLNIEANSVDSLAFGSPVFYKNLKVGSVQNHKLSEDQRFFNVHIHIEKEYVHLINSTSVFYEQGGLEVSGSLKGFTVKTSPLQSMLVGGVSFHTIDFDDAQTVTNGTTFELNRNFEDALNTEQVTITAAIKYELTAGITKLMFADKHIGTIKDITPSSDLKSSIISIGYHRDYKNLFKEDSKVWIVEPKLSTGNLAGFNALLTGTFIQVKPGFSTKYKNHFKLLAKAPPSSADDSGLQVRFKLKDADSIEKGTPISYMKMVIGIVDTVYFSDDGMHVEVAATIEDNFRHLVSNTSQFYQSSGIRAHADMTGMTIQTESLQSIIRGGIALDNERANLDDLAEEMTEFVLHPNFDTMNQSGTEVTLTFNEVVDIKVNATVQYAGHIVGHVMSVKLNEALTKTKLLLTLSKDHSKLSSTGSKFWLVKPEVSMARVANAKAYFTGNYIGVLAGNGEQITEFTGLLNEPATTAKPNGINIVLTSNVKGSINIDNPVYYRQVKVGRVLGVNLNENSDGVYIYINIDDQYTQLVNNKTEFYNASGIKIDAGLFSGVKVDTTSIEAILAGGIAFATPEDPEATAIENGHTFNLNSEAEESWHDWKPVLTK, encoded by the coding sequence ATGAGTGAAGAACAAGCTGTTATTTCAAATAAATCACCAATATCGTCGATCTGGTTATTGCCTGTTTTGGCAGCGTTAATTGGTTTATGGTTGTTATTCAAATCTTTCAGTGATGCTGGAATTGATATAGTAATAAAAACAGATAGTGCTGAAGGCATTGTTATTGGAAAAACCGAGCTTCGCTACAAAGGTTTTCCAGTTGGGCTAGTGACAGATTTAGATTTAGAAAACCTAAATACAGTATTAGTTTCTGTTGAAGTTAATAATAGTGTTAAACAGTATCTTTCAGAAAACTCTCTATTTTGGTTAGTTAAACCAGAAATTAGCTTATCTGGTGTATCAGGCCTTGATACAGTAATTACCGGGAATTATTTCGAAATATTACCTGAAGAAGGCACTAAATTAGTAAAAGAGTTTGTCGCATTAAAACAACCGCCACCTAAGTCTGAAGACTCCCCAGGATTACATGTAACTCTACATTCTAAAGAGCTCGGTTCAATTGCTCACGGTAGCAGTATTTATTACAAGCAAATAAAGGTAGGGGAAGTATATGGTTATGATATTTCCGAAGATAAAAGCCATATTAAAATTAATCTGTTAATTGATGAAGAGCATAAAGATTTAATAAAACTTAATACACGTTTTTGGAATGCAAGTGGCATTGAAATGAAAGGAGACTTGTCTGGTTTTAAATTAAGAACTCAATCTTTAGCTTCAGTGATAGGTGGTGGTATCGCATTTTATACCCCAGAAATCGGAGATATTAAAACCAAAGTTGAAAACTTTACCGAATACCCTTTATATGAAGGCTTTGATGAAGCTAAAGCAGGTATTGTGGTTAAAATGAATTTTCCCCGCAATAGTGGCATAAAAGCAGGGATCACTAAGGTTATCTTCGAAGGTGTAGAAGTGGCAACCATAGAAGACTTTGTTTATAACCAAGCTAAAGGTGGCGTTACAGCATCAGTGTTATTTGATCCAAGGCTAGAGCCATACTTACTAAGTGAGATGGAGTTTTGGTTGGTAAAACCAAGTATCAGCTTAGCAGGGATTTCTAATGTTGATCGATTGCTTAGTGGCACCTATGTTTCTTTTCGCATAGGAGGGGGGGAGCCAACAAGAGAATTTGATGTGCTACCTTCTGTACCGGCATTAAAGTATTCTGAAGAGGGATTACACCTTAATATTGAAGCAAACAGTGTCGACTCCTTAGCCTTTGGCTCTCCTGTATTTTATAAAAACTTAAAGGTAGGTAGTGTTCAAAATCATAAATTATCAGAAGACCAGCGATTTTTTAATGTACATATACATATTGAAAAAGAATACGTACATTTAATTAATTCCACTTCAGTATTTTATGAACAAGGGGGACTAGAGGTTTCAGGCTCATTAAAAGGCTTTACTGTCAAAACCTCACCGCTACAATCAATGCTAGTTGGCGGAGTGTCTTTTCACACCATAGATTTTGATGATGCACAAACGGTAACAAATGGTACAACGTTTGAATTAAACAGAAATTTTGAAGATGCTTTAAATACTGAACAAGTTACGATCACTGCAGCAATTAAATATGAACTTACCGCGGGAATTACCAAATTAATGTTTGCTGATAAACATATAGGCACTATAAAAGATATAACGCCTAGTTCAGATCTTAAATCTTCTATTATTTCTATTGGCTATCATCGTGATTATAAAAATTTATTTAAGGAAGATTCGAAAGTTTGGATTGTCGAGCCTAAACTTTCCACTGGTAATTTAGCCGGATTCAATGCACTACTAACCGGAACTTTCATACAGGTTAAGCCTGGTTTTAGTACAAAATATAAAAATCATTTTAAATTGCTGGCTAAAGCACCTCCATCGTCTGCAGATGATAGCGGTTTACAAGTACGCTTTAAATTAAAAGATGCCGATTCAATTGAAAAAGGCACGCCAATTTCATATATGAAAATGGTTATAGGTATAGTAGATACTGTTTATTTTAGTGACGATGGCATGCACGTAGAAGTAGCTGCTACCATAGAGGACAATTTTAGACATTTAGTTAGCAACACATCCCAATTTTATCAAAGTAGTGGCATAAGAGCTCATGCAGATATGACAGGTATGACAATACAAACGGAAAGTTTGCAGAGCATTATCAGAGGAGGGATTGCTTTAGATAATGAGCGTGCAAATTTAGATGATTTAGCCGAAGAAATGACAGAATTCGTATTGCATCCTAACTTCGATACAATGAATCAATCAGGTACAGAAGTGACGTTAACCTTTAATGAAGTTGTAGACATAAAGGTTAATGCGACTGTTCAATATGCAGGGCATATTGTCGGTCATGTAATGTCAGTGAAACTCAATGAAGCATTAACGAAAACTAAGTTATTATTAACATTAAGTAAAGACCACTCTAAATTAAGTTCCACAGGCTCTAAGTTTTGGTTAGTTAAACCTGAAGTTAGTATGGCAAGAGTAGCTAATGCGAAAGCATATTTTACCGGAAATTACATTGGTGTTTTAGCGGGTAATGGTGAACAGATAACAGAATTTACTGGCTTATTAAATGAACCGGCAACAACAGCAAAACCTAATGGAATTAATATCGTTTTAACCAGCAATGTTAAAGGTTCAATCAATATCGACAATCCAGTTTATTATCGACAAGTAAAAGTAGGACGAGTTCTAGGTGTGAACCTTAATGAAAATTCTGATGGTGTTTATATTTATATCAATATAGATGATCAATATACGCAGTTGGTGAATAACAAAACTGAGTTTTACAATGCCAGTGGTATAAAAATTGATGCGGGTTTATTTTCTGGTGTCAAAGTGGACACTACATCTATTGAAGCAATTTTAGCTGGTGGTATCGCATTCGCTACGCCGGAAGATCCAGAAGCAACAGCAATTGAAAATGGACACACATTCAATTTAAATTCTGAAGCTGAAGAAAGTTGGCATGACTGGAAACCAGTGTTAACGAAATAA
- a CDS encoding tyrosine-type recombinase/integrase, with amino-acid sequence MSDVFNAEPLFDSHRYFQLIHKNTLFCDDNPNVKIFVEQASQTVPDALEDYRYTKEFLQSKGRRNEATYNLFRGETEKFLLWSWLIAKKSVVQLKRRDLETYIDFINKPPHYWISDNVYRRFDNRNGIRDINPDWRPFAIKIPKAQRLANVDHKQKKLNYKCSQDTLKATFSVLNVYYDYLVTEDYAFGNAIASVKKDCPFLIKDSSFTEVKRLSSLQWDYILESATKMADENEDHERTLFIIASLKTLYLRISELSERNNWAPVMGHFWQDKDKNHWFKVFGKGSKQRDVSVPDSYLLYLERYRECRGLSGYPLSSETDPLIHKLKGSGGMTSRQLRRIVQQAFDFAFEQMVKEGFANEAQTLKEATTHWLRHTGASMDIDSRPLKHMADELGHASMGTTDRVYVQSDHLERAKSGKKRLIESR; translated from the coding sequence ATGTCAGATGTTTTCAACGCTGAGCCATTATTCGATTCTCATCGCTATTTTCAACTTATCCATAAAAATACATTGTTCTGTGATGACAATCCTAATGTTAAAATTTTTGTCGAGCAAGCTTCTCAAACTGTTCCAGATGCATTAGAAGATTACCGTTACACTAAAGAGTTTCTTCAATCTAAAGGTCGACGAAATGAAGCTACCTATAATTTATTTCGCGGTGAAACTGAAAAGTTTTTATTGTGGTCATGGCTTATTGCAAAAAAATCTGTGGTGCAATTAAAACGTCGAGATCTAGAAACCTACATCGATTTTATTAATAAGCCACCACATTATTGGATCTCAGATAATGTGTATCGTCGCTTTGATAATCGCAACGGAATTCGTGATATCAACCCTGACTGGCGCCCGTTTGCCATCAAAATTCCTAAGGCGCAACGTTTAGCCAATGTGGACCATAAGCAAAAAAAACTAAACTACAAATGCTCTCAAGATACACTAAAAGCAACATTTTCAGTGCTTAATGTTTATTACGACTACTTGGTTACTGAAGATTACGCCTTTGGTAATGCTATTGCCTCAGTTAAAAAAGATTGCCCGTTTTTGATCAAAGACAGCTCATTTACCGAAGTTAAGCGTTTATCAAGCCTACAATGGGATTATATCCTTGAAAGCGCCACAAAAATGGCCGATGAAAATGAAGATCATGAACGCACCCTTTTTATCATAGCAAGCCTCAAAACCTTATATCTACGTATATCAGAGCTTTCAGAACGCAATAATTGGGCACCTGTTATGGGCCATTTTTGGCAAGATAAAGACAAGAATCACTGGTTCAAAGTATTTGGTAAAGGCTCTAAACAACGAGATGTATCGGTGCCTGACTCCTATCTTTTATATCTGGAACGTTACCGGGAATGTCGCGGCTTATCAGGCTATCCATTATCTAGTGAAACAGATCCGTTGATCCATAAACTTAAAGGCTCTGGCGGTATGACATCGCGTCAATTACGCAGAATTGTTCAACAAGCATTCGACTTTGCCTTTGAACAAATGGTTAAAGAAGGTTTTGCTAATGAAGCACAAACCTTAAAAGAAGCAACAACCCATTGGCTTAGACACACTGGTGCGTCGATGGATATAGACTCCAGACCTTTAAAACATATGGCTGATGAACTTGGCCATGCAAGTATGGGCACAACCGATAGAGTTTATGTACAGTCAGATCACCTAGAGCGTGCTAAATCAGGTAAGAAACGGCTAATAGAAAGTAGATAA
- a CDS encoding M23 family metallopeptidase, with translation MHKKFPVSKLVSGLLLVCLSQSAKAKVLLELDGDITQGGLVVGSTSPSSEVYFDKDPLKVSRHGLFTLGFSRDDEQTHELKIINSEGKELVQYLTPSKREYNVQSIEGIDKKIMQPSAEALKQITKDSIQIRAARAISSDNIDFAHGFKAPSTGRITGVYGSQRIYNGVPKNPHYGLDYAGPKGTAVKSPAAGIITLWSPNMFYSGGTLIIDHGHGITSTFLHLSASRVEVGDKVLQGQAIAEIGSTGRSTGPHLDWRVNWHNVRLDPALALTLPNSHTFKAAE, from the coding sequence GTGCATAAGAAGTTTCCAGTTAGTAAACTAGTATCGGGCTTATTATTAGTGTGTTTGAGTCAATCTGCAAAAGCTAAGGTTTTACTTGAGCTAGATGGTGACATCACTCAAGGTGGATTGGTTGTAGGTTCAACGAGTCCTAGCAGTGAAGTTTATTTCGATAAAGATCCATTAAAAGTATCTCGCCATGGCTTATTTACCTTAGGTTTTTCTAGAGATGATGAACAAACCCATGAGCTTAAAATTATAAATTCCGAAGGTAAAGAGTTGGTCCAATATTTAACACCTTCTAAACGCGAGTATAATGTACAAAGTATTGAAGGCATTGATAAAAAAATTATGCAGCCAAGCGCTGAGGCGCTTAAGCAAATTACTAAAGACAGTATACAAATTAGAGCCGCAAGGGCAATTTCTTCAGATAATATTGATTTTGCCCATGGTTTTAAAGCGCCATCTACAGGCAGGATCACTGGCGTTTATGGTAGCCAGCGTATTTATAATGGTGTTCCTAAAAATCCGCATTATGGCTTAGATTATGCTGGCCCCAAAGGTACTGCGGTAAAATCTCCGGCTGCAGGTATTATCACACTTTGGTCGCCTAATATGTTTTATTCTGGTGGCACATTGATTATTGATCATGGTCACGGTATTACATCAACATTTTTGCATTTAAGCGCAAGCAGAGTTGAAGTTGGTGATAAAGTTCTACAAGGTCAGGCAATTGCTGAAATTGGTTCGACAGGGCGCTCAACTGGTCCGCACCTTGATTGGCGGGTAAATTGGCATAATGTCAGACTGGACCCCGCATTAGCATTAACCCTACCAAATTCACATACCTTTAAAGCGGCTGAATAG
- a CDS encoding 6-carboxytetrahydropterin synthase: protein MQLFVNDLTVIDFSYLCSERGVVGESWIVDVLLSGDLNAESMVLDFGIVKKQIKAIIDDSVDHKLVLPTQNSDISISKSNRSDHLYVDFDVKDNGIFLQSPSAAFAQIETDYINELSVTRYLESVIKQQLPENVQGIELTLRAENINGEYYHYTHGLKKHDGNCQRIAHGHRSTIHIYENDVRSTDLEQMWCNRWQDIYLATVSDQIELSQVELSEQAKGKLKPDHQYFSYYAPQGRFDIAVRAGTLEIVDCDSTVELLADYIARQLKAANDANNYRVVAFEGVGKGAIASA, encoded by the coding sequence ATGCAGCTGTTTGTTAATGATTTAACCGTAATTGATTTCTCTTATTTATGTAGTGAAAGGGGAGTTGTCGGTGAAAGTTGGATAGTTGACGTGCTATTATCTGGCGACTTAAATGCTGAAAGCATGGTATTAGATTTTGGCATTGTTAAAAAACAAATCAAAGCTATTATTGATGACAGCGTTGATCACAAATTAGTGTTGCCAACACAAAACTCTGATATTTCAATTTCAAAATCTAACCGTAGTGATCATTTATATGTTGATTTCGACGTAAAAGATAATGGTATATTTTTACAATCACCAAGTGCTGCATTTGCTCAAATTGAAACTGACTATATAAACGAACTTAGCGTAACGCGTTACCTGGAAAGTGTTATAAAACAACAACTTCCAGAAAATGTTCAGGGAATCGAATTAACGTTGCGCGCTGAAAATATAAATGGTGAATACTACCATTATACCCACGGCTTGAAAAAACATGATGGAAATTGTCAACGAATTGCACATGGGCATCGCTCTACCATTCATATTTATGAAAATGATGTCCGATCAACGGATCTTGAGCAAATGTGGTGCAATCGCTGGCAAGATATTTACTTAGCAACAGTGTCAGATCAAATTGAGCTAAGCCAAGTAGAACTGTCAGAACAAGCTAAGGGTAAATTAAAACCCGATCACCAATACTTTTCTTACTATGCACCGCAAGGAAGGTTTGACATTGCGGTTAGAGCAGGCACACTAGAAATAGTTGATTGTGATTCTACAGTTGAACTATTAGCAGATTATATTGCCAGACAATTAAAAGCTGCAAACGATGCTAATAACTATAGAGTTGTAGCATTTGAAGGTGTAGGTAAAGGAGCAATAGCAAGTGCATAA
- the pyrC gene encoding dihydroorotase — translation MTTLTITRPDDWHVHLRDGEVLKDTVRDTGRYFGRAIIMPNLVPPVMNAEQAQEYFDRIQAVNETEHFQPLMVLYLTDNTTAQDIKDCKESGIVYAAKLYPAGATTNSASGVTDIKNIYPVLEAMQAEDMPLLLHGEVTDNDIDIFDREKAYIDRILTPVVKDFPNLRIVLEHITTKNAVDFVNNASENVAATITAHHLLFNRNHMLVGGIRPHYFCLPVLKRNTHQQALVEAATSGSTKFFLGTDSAPHTKANKENACGCAGAYTAHAAIELYAEVFEQENALDKLEGFASFNGPDFYKLPRHTDSITLVKESWDVPATMPFGNDVVVPIRANEQILWQVK, via the coding sequence ATGACTACATTAACAATTACTCGTCCAGACGACTGGCATGTACATTTACGCGATGGCGAAGTACTAAAAGATACAGTGAGAGACACAGGCCGTTATTTTGGCCGCGCAATCATCATGCCAAACCTGGTTCCACCGGTAATGAATGCTGAGCAGGCACAAGAGTACTTTGATAGAATTCAAGCGGTTAACGAAACTGAGCACTTTCAACCTTTAATGGTGTTATATCTTACAGATAATACAACGGCACAAGACATTAAAGATTGCAAAGAAAGTGGTATTGTTTACGCGGCTAAATTATATCCTGCCGGCGCTACAACCAATTCTGCATCGGGTGTGACTGACATTAAAAATATTTACCCAGTGCTGGAAGCGATGCAAGCGGAAGATATGCCGTTATTGCTACATGGGGAAGTAACCGATAACGACATAGATATTTTCGATCGTGAGAAAGCTTACATAGACAGGATTTTAACACCCGTAGTGAAAGACTTTCCAAATTTACGTATTGTACTTGAACACATCACCACAAAAAATGCTGTAGATTTTGTTAATAACGCTAGTGAAAACGTAGCTGCCACAATAACAGCACATCATTTATTATTTAACCGCAATCATATGTTAGTTGGTGGTATACGCCCACATTACTTCTGTTTACCAGTACTTAAACGCAATACTCATCAACAAGCGTTAGTAGAAGCAGCAACCAGTGGTAGTACTAAGTTCTTTTTAGGTACAGACTCAGCACCACATACCAAAGCGAATAAAGAAAACGCTTGTGGGTGTGCAGGAGCGTACACAGCCCATGCTGCAATAGAATTATATGCTGAAGTGTTTGAGCAAGAAAATGCACTGGATAAACTTGAAGGTTTTGCCAGTTTCAACGGCCCTGACTTTTATAAGTTACCACGTCATACTGATTCAATTACATTAGTTAAAGAAAGCTGGGACGTTCCAGCAACTATGCCGTTTGGTAACGATGTTGTTGTACCTATTCGTGCTAATGAACAAATTTTATGGCAAGTAAAGTAG
- the yejK gene encoding nucleoid-associated protein YejK, which produces MSLIITNIDLHYLTKAENSTEVKITSSKGLIEINEKITNFIESLHNTYNSKGSKAYGSFKDEASEDVSQPFKKLMQDYLDDQEQFIPFSNQASIRLKQELEKYDLAETGYLVTCHYEMLGGRYLFVCLLPVTEHYYVDGELNIAADQHIDSSKMQLAARIDLFDYADSPEKLRYISFIKGRAGRKVSDFFLDFLGCEEGVDPKQQSHVLVQAVEDFVNVNQLNPEEKQNTRKELLSYCKEQQQTGKEVDLQELSQAIPHEDNGDEFFNFCKENEYEIEHSFPHDQAVINKVTKYSGFGAGISVSFERSHFGTDVTYNPLKGSLTIHKVPPNLKDQLMKLLAAAEDEKLKQEESLNQAETVNKF; this is translated from the coding sequence ATGAGTTTAATTATAACCAATATCGATCTGCATTATCTAACTAAAGCAGAAAATAGTACCGAAGTTAAAATAACATCAAGTAAAGGGCTGATTGAAATCAATGAAAAAATTACAAATTTCATTGAATCTCTTCACAATACTTATAACAGTAAGGGGAGTAAAGCCTACGGTTCATTTAAAGATGAAGCAAGTGAAGATGTATCACAACCATTTAAAAAGTTGATGCAAGATTATTTAGACGATCAAGAACAATTTATCCCGTTTTCAAATCAGGCCAGTATCAGATTAAAACAAGAACTTGAAAAATATGATCTTGCTGAAACTGGTTATTTAGTAACTTGCCACTATGAAATGCTCGGTGGCCGTTACTTATTTGTCTGTTTATTGCCTGTTACTGAACATTACTACGTTGATGGTGAGTTAAATATAGCTGCTGATCAACATATTGATAGCTCTAAAATGCAACTAGCAGCCAGAATCGATTTATTTGATTATGCTGATTCACCTGAGAAATTACGTTATATCTCTTTTATAAAAGGGCGTGCCGGCCGAAAAGTATCAGATTTCTTTTTAGACTTTTTGGGTTGTGAAGAAGGCGTTGATCCTAAGCAACAATCGCACGTATTAGTACAAGCGGTTGAAGATTTTGTAAATGTAAATCAACTAAACCCTGAAGAAAAACAAAATACCAGAAAAGAATTGCTTTCTTATTGTAAAGAACAACAACAAACAGGCAAAGAAGTTGACTTACAAGAGTTATCGCAAGCTATTCCGCATGAAGATAATGGCGATGAGTTTTTTAACTTCTGTAAAGAAAATGAATATGAAATTGAACATAGCTTTCCGCATGATCAAGCCGTAATTAACAAAGTAACAAAATATTCCGGCTTTGGTGCTGGCATCAGCGTGAGTTTTGAACGCTCGCACTTTGGTACTGATGTTACCTACAACCCGTTAAAAGGCTCTTTAACTATTCATAAAGTACCGCCAAACTTAAAAGATCAGTTAATGAAACTACTTGCCGCTGCTGAAGACGAAAAGCTAAAGCAGGAAGAAAGCCTGAATCAAGCAGAAACAGTAAATAAATTTTAG
- a CDS encoding YejL family protein — MPIVSKYSNERVEKIVQNLIDVLVKEEASTDLALMCLGNTLSTIINNQVPEKQRDAIAKNFANALAQSTKTIK, encoded by the coding sequence ATGCCTATTGTATCTAAATATTCTAATGAACGTGTAGAAAAGATTGTTCAAAATTTAATTGATGTACTTGTAAAGGAAGAAGCTTCTACAGATCTTGCCTTGATGTGTCTTGGTAACACTCTATCAACAATTATAAATAATCAAGTTCCAGAAAAACAAAGAGACGCTATTGCTAAAAACTTTGCCAATGCATTAGCTCAATCAACAAAAACAATAAAATAA